Proteins encoded together in one Temnothorax longispinosus isolate EJ_2023e chromosome 5, Tlon_JGU_v1, whole genome shotgun sequence window:
- the LOC139813896 gene encoding uncharacterized protein, protein MEGKVTLDKVIAFLRVYLTFACCWPLPPNATKLQRLVRSAFQCFCLTNSIVLAIAAVWTLYKHSDNVLLVMKLGCQLSAIVQVPLQLILFTMQNKRLQFIILEMESYYQRAQEYEKEILQQYVDKCKLFYGIILCWLAMTGISVIMMPLFSSQSFPSEAEYPFDVQLQPLKTIIYAHHILIAYQCVIQVSTNTFPALLLWFVAARFDILSVRFRTTTNINELIKYTREHSLLLRYAREVTRAIRYVALLCVTFSTGAVIFGYLTFMSRQPWSVKWTFLMIAFCGFVELYMYAWPADNVMSMSTNIASAVYESLWYSDDLTMRKVLVHIILRSQHPVTVSVPGALPNLSMNYYASYISTVFSYMAFVRIMMGQE, encoded by the exons ATGGAAGGAAAGGTAACGCTGGATAAAGTAATCGCCTTTCTGAGGGTATACTTGACATTCGCTTGCTGTTGGCCTCTTCCACCGAACGCGACGAAGCTCCAAAGACTCGTTCGCAGTGCCTTCCAGTGTTTTTGCCTCACGAACTCGATAGTACTCGCCATTGCGGCGGTATGGACACTCTACAAGCACAGCGATAATGTGCTTCTAGTGATGAAATTAGGATGCCAATTGAGCGCCATCGTGCAAGTTCCATTACAGCTGATACTCTTTACGATGCAAAACAAACGTTTGCAG TTTATCATTTTGGAAATGGAGAGTTATTATCAGAGAGCGCAAGAATACGAAAAGGAAATTCTTCAACAATATGTCGACAAATGCAAGTTATTTTATG GTATCATTCTTTGTTGGTTGGCAATGACAGGAATCAGCGTTATAATGATGCCTTTATTTTCGTCACAATCATTTCCAAGTGAGGCGGAGTACCCGTTCGACGTGCAACTTCAACCATTGAAAACTATCATTTACGCGCATCATATATTAATCGCTTATCAATGTGTGATACAAGTTAGCACCAATACCTTTCCTGCTCTCCTACTTTGGTTTGTAGCTGCCAGATTCGACATTTTGTCCGTTCGGTTTCGTACAACGACGAACATCAATGAACTGATCAAATATACGCGTGAACATAGTCTACTACTTAG gtATGCAAGAGAAGTGACGCGTGCAATTCGTTACGTAGCATTATTATGCGTGACTTTTAGTACCGGCGCTGTAATATTCGGTTATCTTACTTTTATGagt CGTCAACCATGGTCAGTGAAATGGACGTTTCTTATGATAGCTTTTTGTGGCTTTGTGGAACTCTATATGTATGCCTGGCCAGCTGACAATGTAATGAGCATG agTACCAATATAGCGTCTGCCGTCTACGAATCACTATGGTACAGTGACGATCTGACCATGCGGAAGGTTTTAGTACATATCATATTAAGAAGTCAACATCCGGTCACCGTTTCAGTTCCAGGTGCATTACCAAACTTGTCTATGAACTATTATGCATCg taTATCTCGACAGTTTTCTCATACATGGCATTTGTGCGTATCATGATGGGTCAGGAGTAG
- the LOC139813903 gene encoding probable cytochrome P450 12a5, mitochondrial yields MIRCLMQSILVARDLSLQTYKKCLYRSTMKLADTLTSTEEKKCVPLNSNDVIVLILMGITLCHISNFSNSAASMTQSHAIPTVNATVTSTQTMPLLETANSETAMESFKIPTSKVVPRVRIEKAPLPFEEIPGPMILKLWEKYWRYVPLLGTQLFCSLLISRLTQGRLSWNRNITPIKYLFDEYGCIVRINGPLVNDIIMIHRPEHIAEVFKQESESPIRSGIDILQHYRLNHHKYRSAGAFSLQDLEWLEVKKKINQPLHETISDYIGKLDSVCDELTNRIRNIRNRQDEVPANFHRELTAWGMECFYMTMFNKHFGFLDSTSKSASEATKIINALITAHTYMSRCETGFQVWRFFETPFAKKLYAACDVLDEVIGKYIRQTQNKLQTSSLSKQEKFTNEERNLPLLEKMMIQRIHPNDISILLMDTIILGVQAVINCEAFLLYFLAKNPRVQKRLYNEIISVSSKTSKECTQTKESLENMPYLKACIKESLRLRPAFPYLTRLLSSAISLHGYTIPKGTFVIMASQITSQREEHFEDPEKYQPERWLNRDEYAYNDYQEYSCLPFGYGVRSCLGRNMAEIQMMLLTAKLVQEFTIEYDYAEIQSRFLMINVPNRSLRFRFVDRN; encoded by the exons ATGATACGTTGCTTAATGCAATCCATTCTTGTTGCTCGAGATCTTTCATTGCAAAcgtacaaaaaatgtttatatcgCTCAACGATGAAACTGGCAGATACGTTAACAAGTactgaggaaaaaaaatgcgtaCCACTCAATTCCAATGACGTAATAG TCTTAATATTAATGGGTATTACTCTCTGTCACATCTCAAATTTCTCTAATTCAGCCGCCTCTATGACGCAATCGCATGCAATTCCAACGGTAAATGCAACTGTAACGTCAACACAAACGATGCCATTATTGGAGACAGCAAATTCTGAGACAGCCATGGAAAGCTTTAAAATTCCTACATCCAAAGTTGTGCCACGTGTTCGTATAGAAAAAGCACCATTACCATTTGAGGAGATTCCTGGCCCAATGATTCTGAAATTATGGGAAAAATATTGGAGATACGTGCCACTCTTGGGTACGCAACTGTTTTGCAGTCTGCTAATAAGCAGACTTACCCAGG GACGATTATCCTGGAATCGCAATATCACGCCAATCAAGTACTTGTTTGATGAATATGGGTGCATCGTGCGGATTAACGGACCGCTTGtgaatgatataattatgattCACAG GCCTGAGCACATAGCAGAAGTTTTCAAACAGGAAAGCGAGTCACCTATTCGTAGTGGCATCGATATCCTTCAACATTATCGCCTTAATCATCATAAATATCGTTCCGCTGGAGCGTTTTCTCT acaaGATTTGGAATGGTTGgaagtgaaaaagaaaattaatcagCCGTTGCATGAGACTATTTCCGATTATATTGGAAAATTGGATTCAGTGTGTGACGAACTTACTAATAGAATTCGTAATATACGTAACCGTCAAGATGAG GTACCAGCAAATTTTCATCGAGAACTCACCGCATGGGGTATGGAATGCTTCTATATGACGATGTTCAACAAACACTTTGGTTTTCTTGATTCTACCTCGAAATCAGCCTCTGAagctacaaaaattattaatgcattAATCACGGCTCACACGTATATGAGTCGCTGCGAAACTGGATTTCAGGTGTGGAGATTCTTCGAAACTCCATTCGCTAAAAAACTTTATGCAGCTTGCGACGTTCTTGACGA AgttattggaaaatatattcgtCAAACTCAGAATAAACTGCAGACTTCATCACTGTCaaagcaagaaaaatttacgaatGAAGAGAGAAATTTACCATTACTCGAAAAAATGATGATTCAGCGTATTCATCCAAATGACATTTCTATCCTCTTGATGGACACGATTATTCTAGGCGTTCAAGCT GTCATTAATTGCGAAGCATTCCTACTTTATTTCCTAGCGAAGAATCCTAGAGTACAGAAACGGttgtataatgaaataatctcTGTTTCATCTAAAACGTCTAAAGAATGTACTCAGACAAAagaaagtttggaaaatatgcCATATCTAAAAGCATGCATAAAAGAAAGTCTTAG gtTGCGACCAGCATTTCCCTATTTAACAAGATTATTATCGTCGGCAATTTCGTTACATGGATACACGATACCAAAAGGA acTTTTGTCATAATGGCAAGTCAAATAACGTCACAGCGTGAGGAACATTTTGAAGATCCTGAAAAATATCAACCTGAAAGATGGTTAAATCGGGATGAATATGCGTATAATGATTATCAAGAGTATTCGTGTCTACCTTTTGGCTATGGTGTACGATCCTGTCTGGGACGAAATATGGCTGAAATACAAATGATGTTACTTACTGCAAaa ttgGTACAAGAGTTCACAATCGAGTATGATTATGCTGAGATTCAAAGTCGATTTCTTATGATAAATGTACCAAATAGATCATTACGTTTTCGATTTGtagatagaaattaa
- the LOC139813898 gene encoding uncharacterized protein has protein sequence MSSVSCFLFCVLCITIFDKVQLTKTEDVLDKIKAGLQYASNYLETAKDIADLVSKSLGHKQKQKRGEDGNDEKQSFGPSNFVSAFFRLIGFDSQKVAAIAVNSVVFLAQMIGTLFGLKSTQNNIARNKDGEELAWDPLKFTLENKNENIRNLVNQARNPNLPNQLIAKMTGSDSACIRLLLCKSSPIIKAAQTSLNNKLQNYMHRMIAWLPSKEEFERNGDECEEKHTDCRLFLS, from the exons ATGTCTAGCGTTTCGTGTTTTCTCTTTTGTGTTCTTTGTATAACTATATTTGACAAAGTGCAACTCACAAAAACAGAAG ATGTTCTGGATAAGATAAAGGCAGGATTACAGTATGCAAGTAATTATCTGGAAACGGCAAAAGATATTGCAGATTTGGTGTCCAAGAGTTTAGGTCATAAGCAAAAACAAAAACGAGGAGAAGATGGAAATGATGAAAAACAATCGTTTGGTCCTTCAAATTTCGTTTCTGCTTTCTTTCGACTCATTGGATTTGATTCACAAAAAGTCGCAGCAATTGCAGTTAATAGTGTTGTATTTCTTGCACAGATG atAGGTACGCTTTTTGGACTGAAATCAacgcaaaataatattgccAGAAATAAGGATGGCGAAGAACTGGCTTGGGATcctttaaaatttactttggaaaataaaaatgaaaat ATTCGAAATTTAGTTAATCAAGCAAGGAATCCGAATCTACCGAATCAATTAATAGCGAAAATGACTGGTTCTGATTCTGCTTGcattcgattattattatgcaaatcaTCTCCGATCATAAAAGCAGCGCAAACCTCTctcaataataaattgcagAATTATATGCATCGAATGATTGCGTGGTTACCGTCTAAAGAGGAATTTGAAAGAAACGGCGATGAATGTGAAGAGAAGCATACTGATTGCCGTTTATTTTTGTCGTAA
- the LOC139813899 gene encoding H2.0-like homeobox protein produces MNDVNTFIMDNANCSRQLKFGVDRILSNEIFTKKTDILKPLPIQLPSIRCPCIESCERCENVRTCISFPHVHSSLSEGITSASYTGLMEGIGTLYRPAPLRPVPRALISSSSTVNSSETNTRRKRSWSRAVFSSLQRKGLERRFSLQKYITKPDRRQLAATLGLTDAQVKVWFQNRRMKWRHTRESENAALTGPDSTQDFPQKLVESIANDTMQQDEEDIEID; encoded by the exons ATGAACGACGTTAATACTTTCATCATGGATAACGCTAATTGTTCTAGACAATTGAAATTTGGCGTGGATCGCATATTATcgaatgaaatttttaccaaaaaaacag ATATTCTTAAGCCACTTCCAATACAACTTCCATCAATACGTTGTCCCTGCATCGAAAGTTGCGAGCGATGCGAAAATGTCAGAACTTGCATTTCATTTCCGCATGTCCATTCGTCATTATCTGAGGGCATTACATCTGCATCTTATACTGGCCTGATGGAGGGTATAGGAACTTTATATCGGCCGGCACCGTTACGCCCCGTACCAAGAG CACTTATTTCATCTTCCTCAACGGTGAACTCTTCGGAAACAAACACACGGAGAAAGAGGTCGTGGTCCAGAGCCGTCTTTAGTTCTTTACAGCGGAAAGGCTTGGAAAGAAGATTCTCTCTACAGAAATACATCACGAAACCAGACAGACGACAGTTGGCAGCAACTTTAGGTCTAACCGACGCACAG GTCAAAGTTTGGTTTCAAAATCGTCGGATGAAGTGGCGGCATACAAGAGAGAGCGAAAACGCTGCATTGACCGGTCCAGATTCTACGCAGGATTTTCCGCAAAAATTAGTTGAATCCATCGCCAATGATACGATGCAACAAGACGAAGAAGATATAGAAATCGATTAG
- the LOC139813900 gene encoding uncharacterized protein isoform X1 codes for MFCGLLIFYAFCILKMTSGDPSSLYLNEIRSLSELPMDKLIHIRSSLANNNDVNENENEDIDMYSRRLPLTLPMALPVALKRNSKKPMRRHEEHYDEKGKDTKISKIFQLAVTALSFLAFGGYLLTLIITAIRRNSTPNGNGNVLIFSNLQSLQKLNRPKRNILIFDAMENNFETDKLYEGMIMLSRSYALYN; via the exons ATGTTTTGcggtttattaatattttatgcattttgcattttaaaaatgacatcTGGAGATCCTTCATCTTTATATCTCAATGAGATTCGCAGTTTGAGTGAATTACCAATGGATAAACTGATTCACATAAGATCTTCCCTCGCAAATAATAatg atgttaacgaaaatgaaaatgaagaTATCGATATGTACAGTAGAAGATTACCATTGACACTGCCAATGGCTTTGCCGGTGGCATTGAAGAGAAATAGCAAAAAGCCTATGAGACGACATGAGGAACACTATGATGAAAAAGGCAAGGACACGAAGATTTCAAAGATCTTTCAATTGGCAGTAACTGCGCTCTCTTTTCTCGCATTCGGTGGTTATCTCCTTACACTAATAATTACAGCAATTCGTCGCAATAGTACGCCCAACGGAAACGGAAATGTCCTCATATTCTCG aatttgCAAAGCCTACAGAAACTAAACCGCCCCAAacggaatattttaatattcgatGCGATGGAGAACAACTTTGAAACAGACAAACTCTATGAAGGAATGATTATGCTTTCGAGAAGTTACGCCTTGTATAATTGA
- the LOC139813900 gene encoding uncharacterized protein isoform X2, with protein sequence MFCGLLIFYAFCILKMTSGDPSSLYLNEIRSLSELPMDKLIHIRSSLANNNDVNENENEDIDMYSRRLPLTLPMALPVALKRNSKKPMRRHEEHYDEKAIRRNSTPNGNGNVLIFSNLQSLQKLNRPKRNILIFDAMENNFETDKLYEGMIMLSRSYALYN encoded by the exons ATGTTTTGcggtttattaatattttatgcattttgcattttaaaaatgacatcTGGAGATCCTTCATCTTTATATCTCAATGAGATTCGCAGTTTGAGTGAATTACCAATGGATAAACTGATTCACATAAGATCTTCCCTCGCAAATAATAatg atgttaacgaaaatgaaaatgaagaTATCGATATGTACAGTAGAAGATTACCATTGACACTGCCAATGGCTTTGCCGGTGGCATTGAAGAGAAATAGCAAAAAGCCTATGAGACGACATGAGGAACACTATGATGAAAAAG CAATTCGTCGCAATAGTACGCCCAACGGAAACGGAAATGTCCTCATATTCTCG aatttgCAAAGCCTACAGAAACTAAACCGCCCCAAacggaatattttaatattcgatGCGATGGAGAACAACTTTGAAACAGACAAACTCTATGAAGGAATGATTATGCTTTCGAGAAGTTACGCCTTGTATAATTGA